A stretch of DNA from Tissierellales bacterium:
AGTGTTTGTACCAATAAATCAGCACCCATATCCATCAATCTATCATGCAATTGACCTGCATTCTCTCGCTCGCCTATTTTAGTCTCTGAAATCAAAAGCATATCTCCAGTATCAAGACCTTTTTCCATAAGCATAGTTGTGATTCCAGTAGTTTCTTCTCCGTTTATAATTACCCAATTAATTGGAGCTGCACCTCTATATTTAGGTAATACCGATGCATGAACATTTACGCAACCATACTTTGGTAAATTCAACACTCTTTCTCTAAGTATTTGACCATAAGCTACTACAACTATAACATCTGGTTTTATATCTTCTAAGATGCTTAATGTTTCCTCGTTATTTAATTTCTCGGGTTGATGCACTTCTAGACCTAATCGCAATGCGGCCTCTTTTACCGGGGTAAATTGAACTTTTTTACCTCTACCTTTTCTCTTATCTGGCATAGAAACGACCATTGCCACTTCATGTCCTGCTTTTACTATGCTCTCCAAAGTAGGTACAGCAAAATCAGGTGTTCCCATAAAAACTATTTTCATATCTTATTTTTGCTCCTCTTCAACCAATTTATCAATATACAAAACACCATCTAAATGATCAAGTTCATGACATACCGCTCTTGCAAAAAATCCTTCTGCTTCAAAAAACTTCTCTACGCCATCTAAATCTAAATACTTTACTTTAACCCAAGTTGGTCTCTCTACTGCTCCCGACTCACCTGGCACACTTAAACACGCCTCCATAGCAATCTCACTTCCAGACATCTCAACGATATATGGATTTACAAGTTTAACAGGTCCATCTCCAATATCAATAACTGCAATTCTCTTCAATATACCTATTTGAGGTGCAGCTAAACCAACGCCCTCTTCTTCTGCCATAGTCTCAAGCATATCATCAAGAAGAGTTAATAATCTTTCATCAATCTTCTCAACCTCTCTTGTCTTTTTTCTCAAAATTGGATCAGGTACTGTTCTTAATTTTCTTATAGCCATTATATTTTCCTCCTACAATATCACATTTGGATTTATATCAATTGTCACTTGAATTTTCATCCGATTAAACTTTGACTTCTTATCTATAACGCACGTCTTAATAATATTCTTTAATTCTTCAACCTTGCTATTTTCAGCTCTGACTAATATTTGATATCTATACTTCCTATTAATCTTACTAATTGGTGCAGCAGTCGGACCTAACCATTCAAATGAATTAAATTCCTTCAAATCTATTATAACACGATTCATAACATTGATAAGCTTTTTTTCATCTTCACTAGAAAATAATAATAAGACGATGCTAGTAAATGGTGGGTATTCAAAAGCTCTTCTCAATCTAATTTCCTTTTCATAAAAATCTCTATAATCATTTTGTTTAACTGATTCAAGGCTATAATGATCTGGCTGATATGTTTGTATCACTACACTGCCTTCAACTGCTCCTCTTCCAGCTCTACCACCAACCTGTGTCATTAATTGAAAACTACGCTCTGCAGCTTTATAATCCGGCATATTAAGTGATAAATCCGCAGCTAACACACCCACTAATGATACATTTTCTACATCTAAACCCTTGGTTATCATCTGTGTTCCAATCAATATATCTACATTGCCATTCTTGAAATCCTTAAATATCTTTTCATGACTCCCTTTGTTTTTTGTAGTATCCGCATCCATGCGTGAAACCACAGCTCCAGGAAAATAAAACTTTAAGTGCTCCTCCACTTTCTGTGTTCCAATTCCAAATGCTTTTATATACGGACTCCCACATTCTGGACATATTCTAGGAACTATACTAGTTCTTCCGCAGTAATGACAATGCAATCTATTTGTTTCCATATGATGAGTCATAGATATATCACAATCATCACATCTCACAGTATAGCCACATTTACGACAAGAAACAAAACTAGAATAGCCTCTTCTATTCAAAAACAATATTATTTGCCTTCTTTCATCTAGGCATAACTTCATTTTTTTATACAAGATTCTGCTCAAAAAACTTTTATTTCCATCCTCTAGTTCTTGCCTCATATCTATTAAATCTATTTTAGGTAAAGCATCAGTTTTAGCTCTATATTTTAACTCCAAAAGTTTATATCTGCCATCTAGTGCTTTAAAGTAACTCTCTATTGACGGCGTAGCCGACCCCATAACAACACTTGCATTGTTAAGTTTTGCACGCATAATAGCAACCTCTCTAGTATCGTATCTAGGGGCCATAGAAGATTTATAAGAGGAATCATGTTCTTCATCTAACACTATCAATCCTAGATTTTTAACTGGTGCAAAAATTGCAGATCTCGCTCCAATCACTATTTTAGCGTCTCCAGACTCAATCCTACACCATTGATCATATTTTTCTCCAGCAGATAATCTACTATGTAGTACAGCTATGTTTTCTCCAAATCTTTTTGCAAAACGCTCTACTGTTTGTGGTGTCAACGAAATCTCTGGAACTAATACTATAGAACTTTTACCTTTCAAAAGAAGACTCTCTATCACTTCCATGTAAACTTCAGTTTTTCCACTTCCAGTAATTCCATGAAGTAAAAAAACTTTGTTTGAATCAATTAAAGTTTCGATATTATCGTAAGCATTTTGCTGTTCTTTATTTAAATCAACACTCTTTCCTATTTGAACTTCATCAATTTTATATCTATTTATTCGCTCTTCCATCATTTCAACACATTCTTTTTTCACAAGCTCATTTATTACATGCTTAGATACTCCTTGTTCTAAAAGCTTTTCTACTTTAGCAGTTCCTATATTTTTTAATATATTCAGTGCCTCTATCTGCTTACTTGCCCTGCTTGAAACTTTAATTGCCAATTTGGGATTATACTTAAGATATCTCTCAGTCTTTATATTCTTTTTAGAAAGAATGTGATCCTTTATCTGTATCTTTTTTTGACTTTGTAGCTCTTGTAAATTAATATCCAAATCTTCTCCAAAGAATTTTTCTAATGATTTCATGGGACACGGAGCATTTTTTTTGATATAAATTTCTAACGCTGTCTTTGCCTCTTCATCAGGAGACCATATAATATACTCACTGATTTTAGCCGACAAACCTGTTGGAGATATCGTTTTAAACACATCACCATAGCTACTCAAATAATAATCCTTTATCCACAAACCAAGTTTGACTAATTCCTCGTTCAAATATATGCCATCTAATACAAATCTAATGAATTTTAACTTACTCTCATCGAAATTAATAGTATTATTTATCCCTATAACTATTCCTTCAACAAAATTTTGCCTTTTTCCAAGCGGAACAATAACTTTGCAGCCAATATAAATATACTCTCGCTGCTCTTTTTTTATTCCATAGGTAAATGTTTTATTTATATTAGCCTTTGTGTCACTTATAACAACTTCTGCATATAACATAAAATCCACCCTTTATATAAGATAAGGGATTAGACCTCGCTAATCCCTTAATTTCAATTTACTTATATTCTCCTAAAAGTTCTGTGATTTCTTCGCTAAGCTCTTCATCTTTTTTCATCCTATTAGCAAGTTCAATCTCTTCCTCAGTCATTCTTCTATAAGACAACATATCTTGATCTAACTCATCAATAGCTAAATCTATTATCTTCTCTGTTTTTTTCTCCACTATAGTTTCTGATCCATCAATAATTTGACGTGCTCTCTTTGAAATTATCATAGAAAGCGAATATCTATTTCCTACTTTTTCTAGCAATTCATCAATAGGTGGGTTATACATAATATTATTCCTCCTCAATTTTTCTTATTACATCTTGTATTCTAGCTATGCGACATCTTTCTGAAGATAATATAGCTTCAACTTGATCAGTTGCTACATCTACTGTATTATTAACAACTCCATAATCATACCTGAATGCATACTGAATCTCGTCCTTAGCTGCACCATATCTTCTTATCAAAGATTCTTGTGTTTCACTACCTCTTCCAATGATTCTTTCTTTCAATTCCTTTAAAGAAGGCGGCAATATGAAAATAAATACACCATTTGGATACTTTTCCTTTACCTGTAAAGCACCTTGAATGTCAATCTCTAAGAGTATATCCTCTCCTCTATTTATCTTCTCCATTGCATAGTCTTTTGGTGTTCCATAATAATTACCGTAAACTTCTGCATGTTCTAAAAAAGCATCTTCTTCAAGCATTCGCTCAAATTCTCCACGCTCTTTAAAAAAATAATTAATTCCCTCTAATTCACCATTTCTTGGATCCCTAGTTGTTGCTGATACCGATAAATTAATCTCTGGTCTTCGCTTTAAAAGCTCTTTACAAATAGTACCTTTTCCTGCTCCAGACGGTCCAGAAACCACAATCAATAGTCCTTTACTCATAATGCTCTCCTTCCTTACCCTCATGATTTTCTACTATGTCAATTCTGTGGGCAACTGTTTCTGGTTGTACAGCCGATAAAATGACATGCCCACTATCTGAAAATATAACCGCTCGAGTTCTTCTTCCGTATGTAGCATCTATTAACAAACCACGCTCTCGAACTTCCTGTATAGTTCTCTTAATCGGCGCAGACTCAGGACTAACTATTGCTATTATTCGATCAGCTAAAACCACATTTCCAAATCCTATATTAATTAGCTTCATTTTACCCCCACTATTCAATATTTTGAACTTGTTCACGTATCTTTTCAAGTTCGCTTTTTATCTCTATAACACATGTTGTAACTTCTAAATCTTGAACCTTTGAACCAATCGTATTGATCTCACGATTCATCTCTTGTATTAAGAAATCTAATTTTCTGCCAATCGAACCTTCCTCCAAAAGAATACTCTCCAATTGGTCAAAGTGACTTCTCAATCTCACAATCTCTTCTGTTATGTTCGATTTATCAGCAAAATAAGCTACCTCGTTTGCAAACTTTGACTCATCAAAATTAGATTCATCGCTTAATAGTTCTTCTATTCTTTCTTTAAGCTTTTTCTTATGTTCTAAAACAAGTTCAGGAGTTCTACCAATAATTTGTTCTAAATAATCTTCTAAAATTCTCTTTCGAGCTATCAAATCTTGACATAGAGCCTCTCCCTCTTGTTCACGCATTGCTACAAGCTCTTTAGTCGCATTAGAAATTCCTTTCAAAAATAATTTTTCTAAAATCTCTGCATTTGCTTCTTCTTTTTCAACTGAAATCAAATCTGGATAATTTATTATCATATCTAAATTTGGTTTTTCTTCCAATTCAAGTTCTTGCGCTATCTTCTCTATTGCAGCATAGTATTTTTTTGCAATTTCCAAATTTGGTTTAAATTCTAAACCCACTGCCTCATCTTGTTCATAATTGACAAAAACCTCTACTCTACCACGCTTAATATCTTCT
This window harbors:
- the fmt gene encoding methionyl-tRNA formyltransferase, yielding MKIVFMGTPDFAVPTLESIVKAGHEVAMVVSMPDKRKGRGKKVQFTPVKEAALRLGLEVHQPEKLNNEETLSILEDIKPDVIVVVAYGQILRERVLNLPKYGCVNVHASVLPKYRGAAPINWVIINGEETTGITTMLMEKGLDTGDMLLISETKIGERENAGQLHDRLMDMGADLLVQTLDKLEHGDVEPEKQDHDKSCYAPMMDKTLGKIDWHKSAKEIDYLIRGTYPWPGAYTNYEDRVMKIIDAEPVEVESNANCGEIIEVTKKYIRIKCKEGCLDVREIQMSGKKAMTIQAYLAGNSIEQGIVLN
- the def gene encoding peptide deformylase translates to MAIRKLRTVPDPILRKKTREVEKIDERLLTLLDDMLETMAEEEGVGLAAPQIGILKRIAVIDIGDGPVKLVNPYIVEMSGSEIAMEACLSVPGESGAVERPTWVKVKYLDLDGVEKFFEAEGFFARAVCHELDHLDGVLYIDKLVEEEQK
- the priA gene encoding primosomal protein N', encoding MLYAEVVISDTKANINKTFTYGIKKEQREYIYIGCKVIVPLGKRQNFVEGIVIGINNTINFDESKLKFIRFVLDGIYLNEELVKLGLWIKDYYLSSYGDVFKTISPTGLSAKISEYIIWSPDEEAKTALEIYIKKNAPCPMKSLEKFFGEDLDINLQELQSQKKIQIKDHILSKKNIKTERYLKYNPKLAIKVSSRASKQIEALNILKNIGTAKVEKLLEQGVSKHVINELVKKECVEMMEERINRYKIDEVQIGKSVDLNKEQQNAYDNIETLIDSNKVFLLHGITGSGKTEVYMEVIESLLLKGKSSIVLVPEISLTPQTVERFAKRFGENIAVLHSRLSAGEKYDQWCRIESGDAKIVIGARSAIFAPVKNLGLIVLDEEHDSSYKSSMAPRYDTREVAIMRAKLNNASVVMGSATPSIESYFKALDGRYKLLELKYRAKTDALPKIDLIDMRQELEDGNKSFLSRILYKKMKLCLDERRQIILFLNRRGYSSFVSCRKCGYTVRCDDCDISMTHHMETNRLHCHYCGRTSIVPRICPECGSPYIKAFGIGTQKVEEHLKFYFPGAVVSRMDADTTKNKGSHEKIFKDFKNGNVDILIGTQMITKGLDVENVSLVGVLAADLSLNMPDYKAAERSFQLMTQVGGRAGRGAVEGSVVIQTYQPDHYSLESVKQNDYRDFYEKEIRLRRAFEYPPFTSIVLLLFSSEDEKKLINVMNRVIIDLKEFNSFEWLGPTAAPISKINRKYRYQILVRAENSKVEELKNIIKTCVIDKKSKFNRMKIQVTIDINPNVIL
- the rpoZ gene encoding DNA-directed RNA polymerase subunit omega; its protein translation is MYNPPIDELLEKVGNRYSLSMIISKRARQIIDGSETIVEKKTEKIIDLAIDELDQDMLSYRRMTEEEIELANRMKKDEELSEEITELLGEYK
- the gmk gene encoding guanylate kinase: MSKGLLIVVSGPSGAGKGTICKELLKRRPEINLSVSATTRDPRNGELEGINYFFKERGEFERMLEEDAFLEHAEVYGNYYGTPKDYAMEKINRGEDILLEIDIQGALQVKEKYPNGVFIFILPPSLKELKERIIGRGSETQESLIRRYGAAKDEIQYAFRYDYGVVNNTVDVATDQVEAILSSERCRIARIQDVIRKIEEE
- a CDS encoding DUF370 domain-containing protein; this translates as MKLINIGFGNVVLADRIIAIVSPESAPIKRTIQEVRERGLLIDATYGRRTRAVIFSDSGHVILSAVQPETVAHRIDIVENHEGKEGEHYE
- a CDS encoding YicC family protein; amino-acid sequence: MAKSMTGFGRAELAEAPYNLVIEMKSVNNRYNDIIIKLPKALKSLEEVAKKLIKEDIKRGRVEVFVNYEQDEAVGLEFKPNLEIAKKYYAAIEKIAQELELEEKPNLDMIINYPDLISVEKEEANAEILEKLFLKGISNATKELVAMREQEGEALCQDLIARKRILEDYLEQIIGRTPELVLEHKKKLKERIEELLSDESNFDESKFANEVAYFADKSNITEEIVRLRSHFDQLESILLEEGSIGRKLDFLIQEMNREINTIGSKVQDLEVTTCVIEIKSELEKIREQVQNIE